In Triplophysa rosa linkage group LG2, Trosa_1v2, whole genome shotgun sequence, the genomic window CAAGCCCTGAAAGACACATAAGAGGCATCTTAAAACTGGTTCGACATCACACTGAGTTTTCAATCTTGACATTAAATGAACATCGAGTGACATTTACTTGAAATCAAGCTGCTGAAATTAAGTGCAAAAGGTCCTAGGACTGTGGTACCTCATAGGCCATCCCAGGGGCATATAGTGGCACCTCCAAGCTGAGGTAGCGCTCGTGTGCATCCAGAGAGAATCCTCCCAGCTCCACCAGCTCCCAGTCAAGCCTCATTTCTCCTACATACATACTCCACTCAGACGAGTCTATATTACCGTAGTAAGCTAGAACATGTACCCCGCGCTTCGTACACTCCCCTTCCAGCTTGGGCAGAACTGTGATAGCAACAGAAAGAGATTGTACTTAGAGGACATATTTAGAGGAGAAGTGGGACACATCAGAATACATCGACTGAACCATTTTGCCTGTGTTATTTCTTTTATTGAAGAGAAATACAAAAGGCTGTGTTTTCGGTTAAGAAAAGCAAGAGATGTAAAAAGCAAACCACACAACAGgagtttttgtgtttaacagtttGAACTAACCTTTGGCTGAACAACTTTCACATATTCCCAATAAAAAAGTAACAGAACATTACGTACCTACATCCTGCAGTTCAGCCTCAACACTAGCAGGATGGTTGTAAATGTCTTCATCAGGAAACAGGATAAATGAGAAGACCCCGGAGAAAGTGTATCTCCTAAACCGGTCGCCCAGATACTAAATTATTAGaattaagaaaaacattaataCAGACACAAGAGCATTAGAGTAGTTTTACTATTACTACAAGTGCCAATCACCTTCTGCGAGATGAGAGGATGTTCAAAGGGGATCCGAAGCAGGTACGTGTACGAGTTGTTTTGCAGTGGGTTCCGAGATAGACGAACGCCACTCCTTTCCATTTCATCCCACACCAACAACTGATCAGCTACGCTTACATTTACCAGAGAAACATCAGGAGCAAAACAGCATAGGGATACTGAAAATTCCCCCTGTGAAGTTACAGTCCCTTCAAGGAGAAAGAAACACAGTTACCAGTTAAAAGACCCTTCTAATGTCAAAAACATGAAAGCCGTTTGTTGTAAACATTCTATATTAGCAACTCACGGTTAATGAATGTGATTGGCCGTGGCAGGTGACGTATAGAAAGAGCTCTAAAAGTTAGTTGTCGAGTCAGACTCCAGGCTGCATCCTCCCATTCACGTAGCAGAAACAAGTCCACAAAGTACGACTGAGAGTAGCGTCCATCGGTCACATGACTCTGAAAGAGAGATGGTTTGTAATCAAAAAGCTaaggttaaatgattcactttaaaatacttATACAGTGTTTTGGTAATATAAAAGTGGCAAATTGCATCTCATATCGAAAATATTCTTTGGCACCTTAATGAATCCTCCTTCAGCTCCAAAAGGAATACGGACTTCCAAAGTTCCGTTGTTGTCGTGAATCATGTAACCACGTTGGTGTGCTACACATTCAGACAGGTAGcgtccccttacccctaccttAAGGCCCTTTTCTATGAAGGGAGGATGGACCAGAGGGAGAAGGTCACGTGGGAGGGACCACAAGACGTATGAACCGTCCATTTGGGCCTGATCTGATGATACAAGTAGAGGAATGCTCAATTAAATATTCTAATGCACTATAATAGCTCAAAACATACTAGCATACTGTTTAGTGTATACTACTGCAAACTTTGTATTTGAACCTTCATCTAGAAAAAGATTGAATGTTATACTATTTGCTACGTGGCACATGGACATTACAATGCATGTTAAATTCAGCAAGTGTTGTGCGGTTATctctgtaataaaatgtattacttttGCATTGTATACAAACCTGCTAGGGTGGTAGAAGGCTGCACAAAACAGCCTTTAAATTGCACATAAAAGTGCATTTGTTTCAATTCACACATGTGCCATAACCAACAGCTCTTGTTAGTCTCTAAATGTATCATCTTCAAACGCATAGAgaccaaaaaaaagaaagagaaaacaagaaTAACATACTCTTTGTGCAAGCCACAGACATGTCCACAGTCAACAGGGTCCATTTGACCTTGTATAGGATCGTGGGGCTGACCACTTCTACCTCAGTCTTATCCTGCTACAACAGTAAAAGCAAAAACCTCACGTCATTTTTAAGTCCAACTGACACACCGTGGTACATAAAATGAGAGCAGCATTCTGGAATTCATACAGACTGAGCTCTTGTAACTCCTGCAGTTTCCTAAATCAGACTGACATGGTAATTTGACCTGACCTGCAGAGTGTATGCCAGTTTGGATCCGTAGGGACAACGCATCAGGATGCGAGTGTCAGTGGTGTTAATGTGGTATCCCAACAGGTGTGCCATTCTGACAGGCACAGTCTCCTCCTTCATgccaccctcttgatggagtGCTGGAATACGGAAAACAACCCTCCACTCCGTCAAACCCTCATCCAGCCCCTAGAACaaccagaaaacatttttttggggTGGTAATGAGTTTATAGACAAAGGTAATACTAAAACTGGATTAAATCCATGCTTGCGCTCTCTTACCACAGAGGCTGGAGTTACCCACGCCATGCCCATGTGATCATCAGGAGGCACCCATTTAAGCACAGACACCTAGGAAATGAAAAAGTATTTGGCCGACATGTAATACCATAAAGATTTTTTGAATTCACATTGCAGTAGGCTACTGGGAATGGGAAAGCTTGATGCGTTAAAATAACACCACAATGCAAACGTATGCAAAATATCTTGAAGACCTCCATGTAGTTTTCCTCACAGATGAGCTCCCGAGGGCCCCACGGGATCTGAAGAGGACAGGTGAGCAGTAATGGATAAGATTTCTCCTCCCCATTCGAGTCGTTATTTACAAACCACACCAGCAGCCGAAATTCAGACTCCttctaaaacaacaaacaaccaAACACTGCAAATGAAGTATGTAATTAAAGAAAAGGCAATACTGAAGCTGCTAAAACTTCACAATTAATGCAATGTCAAGGATTATATTATCCCCAATCTACTTTCACGTGTCATCTCCTTTACTTCAGTGCATCATACACTACCTGGTTTTCCACCAAACAAGCCAGATAGGAAGCACGCAGTTGGAGGTCACCCCAGGAGTCAAAAGTAAAGGTATAGCCACACTCTGCTGCCCACTGATCAGAAATTTCATGGACCTCAGAACCTCCTGTGAGTGGACACATgtcaaaatgtaatttcaagATTGAGATATAGGGAAATTAAAGCTGTAATTTATACATCACAATGACATACTCAATAATAAGCAAGTCGATGTTGTCAACATTACAATATTGTAGCTGGATGTGATTGAAGTGCTGCATTGGTGATCAAGTGTTGACACAGTAAATTGCAAGTCAAAAGTGCAAAAAATGTAAAGGTTTCAGATTACCGCATAATAcacttcatgtttcatatcctGACTTATTGCTGCAATTCATTTAGATGGTTTTTGTTTACCAAaaacagaattataaaaaacatgCAGTCATTGCAAAAAGATTTAGAAAATAAATTACCTTGAACATCAAACCTAAATTTCTGGCCCAGGAAATTTGCACTGACAGACAGCCAGAAATGACGATCATGACACTCTGCCTTGAACATACCTGACAAACAAATATTCCGTATATAACCAAGCATTATTCATAGTCCATTGATCTGCAAAAACAGACCAGAACATGTTAGCTTCTTAATTAAAATGCCAATTGTTTACCTATAGGTATGGAGTCAGGGATGGAGAAAGggcaaaaagtaaacaaaacaaacctgaAAAAGACAAAAGAGAATCTTTGAAAGTTCAAAAGTGTAATgcaaaaacaagatttattaaaaaaacatctatGCATTTAGGAGAGTTATCTAGTTTTCTAATTAGGCTTACTTTCCATTATTGtagacacaaaaaaaaaactcaccaTAACAAAGTCACACAATTCACGTTCATTGTACAAAATAGCTACAAAATTAGATACAATTTGATCAAAATAAATCGGATTCTTCCAAAACAATTCTATCGCAAAGACTTCCGTTGATTCTTTCAACAGACCAGCTGGAAGGTGGCGGTCGGTTTTGACTCTGAAACGCACCTGTCAGATTGGCTGCGTTAATCAATTTGAATATCACGTGCTCTTGCTTTTTCCCAAGCTTTACTTTGTATGTGGGAAACtagttgttttcatttaaattgacgtttattaatgtataatattaTTACGTTTGCGTCATAGGAGATAGATTGAGCACTTTATAAAATTATCACACGTAATATACGTGATATGTGATGATTATttgataaatattgtttttcagaTGTTAATGAAATCATCGATCCGATTATCGAATTGCTGTTGAACAGTCAAtccacataaaattaaaaaatattttatttttaagtcacGTGACTGGAGCTAGGGGTGTTCGGTTCCGGGTTttttggagtcgactccgatTCTCTACTCCCACTTTTAGAGTCGATGGAATCAACACTTCGActccatttactgtcattcaaAACGGGCTCAggaatatgaatatgaaataaatgaatgaacttcCGCTTTGGAACGTTGGGCTGGCAACCAGTCTCCAAAGTCACTAGCAaatgcacatgcatttgtgcatCTAACACCATCATAGAGAGTTTTTTGTGCTGTCAGACTCCTTTCTGGTCCTAAACCGATGTGGTTTTCCAAGCGCACGCAGCGCAAGGACATGACGGCCCAGGTCTAACCATAGCTGTAGACTTATGGTAAAGCTAAGACATTTCGTttcctttattgtttttatatgttttttattgcatCGATTTTGGAGAGTTACAGTTACACAAATAATTATGTTTTGTACTGTACGTAAAGACACCgcgtttcattgttttgaattgAGGCTCCGTAAATGTGCGCTAAACAagcctaaaacatttatttatttattttcgtttaagAGCTTATATATTCACCCTGGGCTGTtcaacactttaaaaaaaggCATTGAGCCTACCTTGTTCTTTTCTTAATGTAACTCATTGcaaaataactcaaaatatcaacatgtaattttaaaaccaacaaatatgctataataataacccagcaacaataacttaatatatgatttgtgacttcctgactgttgctgatttttttaagtttttaagctGGATGAAACgctttataatttgtttccacaaacttgattttgatttgtgtcGTTACGCACAGACTCACAcgctttcatttaaagcaacttacaaagtcTTAACAGTCGTTAGAGAAATAACAGCTTGAAGAGGGACAGACGAAATATAGGAGAGTTTTTAATAAGAATTTTTTAGAATAATTTTTTAGAGTAATGAGATCGGATTGAAGTGAAGAATGAACGGGAAGTATTGCGTGTACATTTGTGACGAACAAGTAGGTGTCGCTCGCTCTGATTAACGCAGTGTTTTGGATCGGCTGTAAACGTGTACAATCAGAGAGAGTGGAGGTATGActtttacctgattggtttttaaatgttattcgtTGCTTTGCGCCAATCACAAACACAATGTAACCGATTTGAGTcaatgacaacattaaaaattacGGAGTCGACGAGTCGATTCCTGTCTTGGAGTCGATTCCGATTTTAGGGACATTAAGAGTTGAGGAATCGACTCTTTTGGAGTCGACTCCCCATCCCTAACTGGAGCATCCGGTGTAAACACAACATTATTTCCGGTATCATGGAAGCGGTGGTGGGTGATGTTGTCGCTCCAGAGGATCTCGAGGTAAATTGTAGGCTTTGAACTTGTATGTGTGAATTTTTTCTCTTAAAACGTAAAATACATTTGTGAAAACTTCTCCGATTGAGACGTGTTATTTGTGTACAGTACGTCCGCGTGTTTCAGTGCGATGATGATCATATGGTTGCTGTTCGGGGTgtcaacattttattattttcacttCTAGAAATTCGAGAAGAAGTATAAAGCAGAGCTGTCCAAGGGCTCTGTGTCGAAAGACACGCAGTTCGAGTATGCGTGGTGTCTGATCAGAAGCAAACAGTCGGATGACATTAAGAAGGGGATAGTGCTGCTTGATGGTAACTACACACTAATATTTGACACTATTGCTTGACCTTTGTGCTTTCATTTGCAAGATTGCATTATTTGTAGTAGATGAGGGGCATCTTATGTTAACTTAAGAATAACATGTGTGTGCATAATTATTATGCTAGTATTCTgatcatatttttgtttcagaCACATTTCACCAATTCATAACCATCAGCCTTAACTACTATTAATTGTGTATATACTAGTTATAAGTGATATATAAGCGTTAACAAAGGCTGAAAGTGAAAAATTCGTTATATTCCGGCGTGCAGCAGTATGCCTATTACAGATATAATGAGTCAAAAGACATTTAATTCACACTGAGAAGTCAAAAAATTGTAAATGCCCATTATCAGAATGCAATACTAGAAATTACAATGGGGTAGCAAAATGCTCATTGAGTCAGCAGTCAGACAAAGACAGGTAAAGGAaagatgaagagtttggttccaaaatgagataactccgtttgaatttttttcaaaaatcatgtttttattatgttagttagctgtattttttagttattatggctcaaatcaaaacaagccaactgtagtttgattgaaattaattgcaatgcacaataaaaaacatgatttttgaaaaaaaagttatctcattttggaaccaaactcttcagatACAGTATACCTGCAAAAGAATAAAGAATTAAAGTGAAGAATAAAGTGTGAAATCATAAGGAAGCCTTTAGTCTCCAGTGCCACCATTTTTTCATAACCGCAACCTACCTGGGCCAGGTTTCCCGATAACGATGGATTTTAGCACTTAAGAGCGTTTTCTACGAGCCACTTTGAGAACGTTCGTCATCGTTTCACGTGTGTTTCCCAAAAATGCACTTAACAGACTGTACATAGCAGTGCTTTAATTGCTACTTACGAGTCGCTATCCGTTTGTCATGTGCTGAAATGTCACCTTATACAATGGCTCGTTTTTGTAGCACGAGCTTGTTTTCAGAATGTTTAGGCAAATTATTTTCACCCAATGTGCATGTTGTAGGTGAatgttgtttaattttgtttaacatattttttgtgcaaCTTGTAATACCTTTTCTATGTGTAGATAGGACTTATCTGCTGTAATTGTGCAATGTATTTAGCAGGTTCTAGGGAAAATcataagaaaaaaaatgctgtatgcATTTGTTGACCcacattttattacacttttGGGTGGTGTGGAGGTGGCAATTTcaagttaagtttttattagggCCTACTGTATGTATTATTTAGATTTCTAGCtctaaacaaaatgtttattgtacattttgtacatattgtacacacatacattaccagcactttattaataataacttCATTATTATAACTTCAataactgtattttttattaatttagttaagtaatttaaaatgttttaaacaaaaaaacaaacaaaaaaaaacatgtcacaTTTAGGCGTGTTTAAGCGCAATTCTCCGGTTGTCCTGCAGGTGACCTCATAAATCTGTCTTCTTACGATTCACTTAGGGCTTTACGGTTACTCCAGAGCACTCGTAGATCTACGATGATTTTCAAGTGGTACTTTAGTTATGACGCTTTTGTGAAGCAGACCGTCATATTAAGATCACTCGTACGATCGTTTGTACGATCAATTTaggcttacgatgcttttggggaAACCCAGCCCTGGAGTCTCCAGAAGTACAATGTTCTCATCTTCTCTGAGATTTTTGCTAAAGATGTGACATGTGAAGCAacatacaaacacataaacatataACACACCTATGTGCATTAGGCAAGGGTGAACTgtgtgtatacatttttttttttcaaaatttacttatatgtaatactttatttatatgtatgtgggtcaaagacgttaagatgtccccatctaaatatatttacaaaagtgatttcatggccatagaaagcacattaaatgtacaaacccgattccaaaaaagttgggacactgtacaaattgtgaataaaaaaggaatgcaataatttacgaatctcataaacttctattttattcacaatagaatatagataacatatcaaatgttgaaagtgagacattttgaaatgtcatgccaaatattggctcattttggatttcatgagagctacacattccaaaaaagttgggacaggtagcaataagaggccggaaaagttaaatgtacatataaggaacagctggaggaccaatttgtaacttattaggtcaattggcaacatgattgggtataaaaagagcctctcagagtggcagtgtctctcagaagtcaagatgggcagaggatcaccaattcccccaatgctgcggcaaaaaatagtggagcaatatcagaaaggagtttctcagagaaaaattgcaaagagtttgaagttatcatcatctacagtgcataatatcatccaaagattcagagaatctggaacaatctctgtgcgtaagggtcaaggccggaaaaccatactggatgcccgtgatcttctggcccttagacggcactgcatcacatacaggaatgctactgtaatggaaatcacaacatgggctcaggaatacttccagaaaacattgtctgtgatcacaatccaccgtgccattcgccgttgccggctaaaactctataggtcataaaagaagccatatctaaacatgatccagaagcgcaggcgttttctctgggccaaggttcatttaaaatggactgtggcaaagtggaaaactgttctgtggtcagacgaatcaatatttgaagttctttttggaaaactgggacgccatgtcatccggactaaagaggacaaggacaacccaagttgttatcagcgctcagttcagaagcctgcatctctgatggtatggggttgcatgagtgcgtgtggcatgggcagcttacacatctggaaaggcaccatcaatgctgaaaggtatatccaagttctagaacaacatatgctcccatccagacgtcgtctctttcagggaagaccttgcattttccaacatgacaatgccagaccacatactgcatcaattacaacatcatggctgcgtagaagaaggatccgggtactgaaatggccagcctgcagtccagatctttcacccatagaaaacatttggcgcatcataaagaggaagatgcgacaaagaagacctaagacagtcgagcaactagaagcctgtattagacaagaatgggacaacattcctattcctaaactttagcaacttgtctcctcagtccccagacgtttgcagactgttataaaaagaagaggggatgccacacagtggtaaacatggccttgtcccaacttttttgagatgtgttgatgccatgaaatttaaaatcaacttatttttcccttaaaatgatacattctctcagtttaaacatttgatatgtcatctatgttgtattcagaataaaatattgaaatttgaaacttccacatcattgcattctgtttttattcacaatttgtacagtgtcccaacttttttggaatcgggtttgtaagtaaaatgtctactttatggttCAACTAAGttttgtcattcagtgtaacacaatatttatgtacagaTTCAAACAACATGCTCGTTCTGACttatacatattaaaatatataaacgaataagtgagcatattacatttttttgtgctttaattgacaaatgggcaaaacctaggatagtggcaaattaaaaaaaatgtaaaattacaactaattagcatttggggtgaaagtaattttgacgcgacacgacaaaagacaaaacccattataattttaaatgttgtccaCAATGTTgtagaacaagcaggttgtcatgtcgcATCACGCCTgtcacgtccggtgtagacacgttGTTAGTCTTGTAATATGTcataaatagatttttgttgtaaatatgcctgacaagattgttacactgaatgacattttagtaggtgtcttctgtaaatcagggaaaaatgtatgatatttattttttgctcagaaaaacaaaaatgcaattaaattaaacagaaaacttttacattttttaaacaacaacaatttaaatcAATATTACACGTATTGTTGTTATGCTTAAACTCTTTTTCTTCTTTGTGTTCACCCATTgtgaacatttttgtttcattctgtgaactagcaacaatatttctctcaaataccAGAAAAcgtgctctgtattttttcagacctcaattAACTCAATACAGACctcaagttcatattcacttttaagcaatacaacaatcATATTTGTATaggaaatattttaatttattaatatttgtgtagGGAAggtgcaaaaatatttttttctatgtgATTTATTCGATttattatttctaatattttaatacattatcTATTACCTGTTGCTGGCCTATTGGGTTTCCTTGCTTGTTGCTTGATGTATGTTGTCAAAAATGtcaatgtttatttcatttttctaGCTATAATCTTGTGCAACTGATCAAAAGCTTGTTGGTGGCCAATAATGTAGggcatgttatttaaaaaagatgCCCCAATAAATATCCCAGTCTCTCCTGTGTCCAAAAACTGTCATGAATCTTTATAGGTATCTAAATATGAAAATAGATGTCCGTTTATAACTGATTAGAAAAGCTTCTGTAAGAACCTTCAGATCAcaccttgtttgtttattttttaagacaTTTGGTGTTTTTTGCAGTTTATATGGCACTTTAGTGTTTACTGTACCCCGAATGTCTAAAGAGGTATATCAACCAAATGCAGGAAAGCTATCAAAACTCACATATTTAGCAGTACAGTATTTGAGCAGTGAGATTCGATTACttaattgtgtcattttaatgcttttttcaTGGAGTGGTTACACGATTATGCTCTCCACCTTTAAATCAGGCCATCCAAGATCACAAGACATGCCATGTTATTGTATCACCACTGTGAATCATTTGTAGTAATTCGGATAAGTCTATAAACAAGTCTATAAACATTTGACATGGGTGAAACCGCTTTATTGTTGCCTTTGATGTCACATTGAGTCAGACTTCCTGTCTGTGGTACTTCAATATCTTATCTTGTCACTCAGTAGCTTCTTTCCAGGTGGGATATTTAGTCCCATcataatattaaagggatagttcacccaaaaatgaaaactctgtcgtcatttactcaccctctagttgttccaaacctgcaaatttctttgttctactgAACGTAAacgaagaaatttggaagaatgtcagtaagcaaacagatctcatcccccattgactcccataatatttattttccctactatggcagtaaatgggggatgagatctgtttgcttatTGACATGAATTATCCCTTCAACATTTGCTTGACTACTTTTGAGTATTATGCCTGTGAATCTATAGTGCCAccaaaaaatgaattgtaagCTTGAGTTAAGAGGCTggaaatacaaaagaaaaaacgtTTACGTTGCATTGCACACAAAATCAAACATCTTGAGCTGTGCACTTAAGTTCCATCTGAGTCACTAAACCATGtcataattttcatttgtgtaaacttttaaataaaccaagtatttaagtattttttgtGTCGTAGTGATCAGTTTGGGGGTAATACGAGGTGCATTCTCTTGCATCAAAAAGATCACTCTGTTGTAAATACGTCATTAAACATTACTCACAACACTGGCTTACTTTGACTGAAcagttgttaaaaatgtatatcttgCATTGCCTCGTGTTATCTTTATACTAGATGAAAGGCTTCATATCTGATCTTATCTGAAATAAGGGATAATAAATTTTATTGTTTGACACAAATCCAGATGCCCACTGACTTGAATGAGAATAGATATTGTCATGGCGTGTGCGTGTAATGTGAATTACAGTGAATGGTAGAAGCAAACTAAGTTCTGCTTTTAAACAGATATTTCAAACTTACTGTAACATCAATCTGTTTATGAATGCCATTTTGTTATGTCTGGAAATCTAAATGCTGAAATACTTTGTTTCTGCCAGAGCTTGTTCATAAGGGCACCAAGAATGACCAGAGGGATTATCTGTTTTACCTCGCTGTTGGAAACTACAAGCTAAAGGTAGTTAACAAAGCTTTaatgtgtttacatattgtgaTACTCATAGTTCAAATGACACTTCTATGCTCATTCCTCTATATTACACCATCAACAGGAGTATGAGAGAGCTCTGAAATATATCAGGACTTTACTGAAGAATGAACCAGGAAACTCGCAAGCTTTAGAACTGGAAAAACTTATCGACAAAGCCATGAGGAAAGGTGAGTGTGAATTTAGGCTGAAAGTGGCATATTCCTGGATCAATATTGTTGGTCATAAAACAGCCTTTCTATTGTAGGATGGGGTCAGGGATCCTCCAGGACCAACAAACAAACTTATTATTGATTTCTATTGTACAGTGTCCTAAACATGCTCTCTTCTGTTATGTTTTGTAGATGGACTGGTTGGCATGGCAATTGTTGGTGGGATAGGTCTGGGATTGGCTGGTCTGGCTGGTCTGATTGGTGTAGCTGTGGCTAAGAAGTCTGCCTGAGGGGATGAGCAGAAATGATGCAGGTCTACATTCTGATGTTGGGTTTGAAATGGATGCCTTCTAAATTCAAGTCAGTCAGTATTACACTGACCAGTTAACCGTCTGATGCCTTATAGCGTTTCCATGGTTTCTCCATGTCCTCAAGATAACAGCAGTCccttttaaacaaaatgttcaagcTTTATGTTAATCAGAGCGACACTTCTTCACATTACTGTTatgaaaaaaatccagaaaTAATACATGTTATTTCTTTCACATGAAGTGTTTTTCTAATTAAATGAGGATCTCATTAAGGCCAAGTAAAATGGAGAAATGTCTGTTTGATGTTTCGTTCACATGTTAAAACTGTGTTCCTTAGCAAAATGACTTATTTCTGTAACTTTAAAACCCCCATTATTATGCctatttttgtttgtattttactTGTATTTGTGTcctgaaatgtttttgttagtCAAAAGTAAGCCAATGTACATCCATAACAGATCTCTTCTAATGCCACTTTGTTCACAACGCTGAGattgaaatgttttgaaatgttgtAATTCTTACACTGAAGTCCAAA contains:
- the LOC130571407 gene encoding uncharacterized protein LOC130571407, translating into MNVNCVTLLWFVLFTFCPFSIPDSIPIGMFKAECHDRHFWLSVSANFLGQKFRFDVQGGSEVHEISDQWAAECGYTFTFDSWGDLQLRASYLACLVENQKESEFRLLVWFVNNDSNGEEKSYPLLLTCPLQIPWGPRELICEENYMEVSVLKWVPPDDHMGMAWVTPASVGLDEGLTEWRVVFRIPALHQEGGMKEETVPVRMAHLLGYHINTTDTRILMRCPYGSKLAYTLQQDKTEVEVVSPTILYKVKWTLLTVDMSVACTKNQAQMDGSYVLWSLPRDLLPLVHPPFIEKGLKVGVRGRYLSECVAHQRGYMIHDNNGTLEVRIPFGAEGGFIKSHVTDGRYSQSYFVDLFLLREWEDAAWSLTRQLTFRALSIRHLPRPITFINRTVTSQGEFSVSLCCFAPDVSLVNVSVADQLLVWDEMERSGVRLSRNPLQNNSYTYLLRIPFEHPLISQKYLGDRFRRYTFSGVFSFILFPDEDIYNHPASVEAELQDVVLPKLEGECTKRGVHVLAYYGNIDSSEWSMYVGEMRLDWELVELGGFSLDAHERYLSLEVPLYAPGMAYEGLGLQGLLVSVTVSLVHFEVAEEQTHQQRCVFPVSELLVCLPNGRMVVMVDTAGVSPPVNPNHTALLDPACRPLVTDHSRAIFSFSINSCGTLAKNDGDQIIYRNEVRNMPPFPPHLRPLSQPQPHYRVPLACVHPENGDRTLTIYLPSHPPTSLPLTHTRKTASYIKHHEDKDERRHRLPVGG
- the LOC130551415 gene encoding mitochondrial fission 1 protein-like, translated to MEAVVGDVVAPEDLEKFEKKYKAELSKGSVSKDTQFEYAWCLIRSKQSDDIKKGIVLLDELVHKGTKNDQRDYLFYLAVGNYKLKEYERALKYIRTLLKNEPGNSQALELEKLIDKAMRKDGLVGMAIVGGIGLGLAGLAGLIGVAVAKKSA